The window TATCGAAACCGGTGCCGGCCTGAGGCCGGCTTTTTCCGACAACCTGCCTCGCATAGTCCGTCAGGGTCGTACCCTGCACCTCAACGGTCTCTACCGTCACGGCTTCCTTCTCGCCCCCGCCATGGCGGCTCGAATGGCCGACAACTTTCTTTCGGAGAAAAATCATGAAGATCACGGTGAACGGCGAACCGCATGACGTCACGGCTTCGGTTCTGATCGACGTTCTCGATGAATTGGGCTTCCGCAACCAGGCCATCGCCACTGCCCTGAATGGCGGGTTCGTACCCAAGCAGGATCGCGGAGCCGCACGGCTTAAAGCGGGTGATCAACTCGAAATTCTCGCACCCATGCAGGGAGGTTGAGATGGAAGTCTACGGCACAGAACTTGCCTCACGCCTCTTTCTGGGAACTGCCCAGTACCCCTCTCCAACTGTTCTGGAAAACGCAATCAAGGCAAGCGGCTCCGATCTTGTCACCGTATCACTACGCCGTGAAACCGCCGAAGGCAGCGGCGCGCATTTCTGGCAATCCATTCAGTCATCGGGTGTGCGCGTCCTTCCCAATACAGCAGGCTGCCACAGTGTCGGCGAAGCCGTTACAACTGCCAAATTGGCCCGGGATTTGTTTGGAACGTCCTGGATCAAGTTGGAAGTCATCGGCCACGCCGACACCCTGCAGCCGGATGTCTTCGGTCTCGTCGAAGCTGCCCGCATCCTTGTTCAGGAAGGCTTTCAGGTTTTTCCCTACACCACCGAAGATCTGATCGTCGGCGAGAAACTGGTCGAAGCCGGCTGCGAGGTGCTTATGCCATGGGGAGCGCCGATCGGTTC of the Algicella marina genome contains:
- the thiS gene encoding sulfur carrier protein ThiS, which encodes MKITVNGEPHDVTASVLIDVLDELGFRNQAIATALNGGFVPKQDRGAARLKAGDQLEILAPMQGG
- a CDS encoding thiazole synthase, giving the protein MEVYGTELASRLFLGTAQYPSPTVLENAIKASGSDLVTVSLRRETAEGSGAHFWQSIQSSGVRVLPNTAGCHSVGEAVTTAKLARDLFGTSWIKLEVIGHADTLQPDVFGLVEAARILVQEGFQVFPYTTEDLIVGEKLVEAGCEVLMPWGAPIGSGQGLRNSDALRAMRAHFPGLPLVVDAGIGRPSHAAQAMELGMDAVLLNTAVAKAGDPAAMARAMALAVEAGRTAYKADPMESRDMAIPSTPTLGMAVLT